One region of Chryseobacterium sp. SORGH_AS_0447 genomic DNA includes:
- a CDS encoding cell division protein FtsQ/DivIB, whose translation MKNKYRILKIAITVILLGFLLSFSLKKFSGQKITDKQISVKMNEKTPVYFVDEKDIREIVKKENPSGEVGDLDIPALEKKINNLPAVDSANVYLNLNGKLNLDIKQRVPVFRLNKEGRDFYVDDKGVEFPISKTYSHPCMLVTGNVKKEEYEKLAELVEKIDKDDFSKKYFIGISKDRHGDYNLLTSEGNYKVEIGDLESIEFKVKGFKTFVEKYLVYQDPEKYSMVSVKYQNQIVTTLNPYFKENDSILEAGNKELAKAPVLTAKAVENRTKPTENKRINTASARTAGNIKKTVTKPKPTRKTEKKPTAAKPKTKATVKIE comes from the coding sequence ATGAAAAATAAATACAGAATATTAAAAATTGCTATTACGGTAATCCTTCTTGGGTTTCTGCTGAGTTTTTCGTTAAAGAAATTCAGCGGTCAGAAGATTACGGATAAGCAGATTTCTGTAAAAATGAATGAAAAAACACCGGTGTATTTCGTCGATGAGAAAGACATCCGTGAGATTGTAAAAAAGGAAAACCCTTCCGGAGAAGTAGGTGACCTGGATATTCCGGCGCTCGAAAAGAAGATCAACAACCTTCCGGCAGTAGACAGCGCCAATGTTTATCTGAATCTGAACGGAAAACTGAACCTCGACATCAAGCAGAGGGTTCCGGTGTTCAGGCTGAATAAAGAAGGAAGAGACTTTTATGTGGATGATAAAGGCGTGGAATTCCCTATCTCGAAAACCTATTCTCATCCCTGCATGCTGGTGACGGGAAATGTGAAGAAAGAAGAATATGAAAAGCTGGCTGAGCTGGTGGAAAAAATCGATAAGGATGATTTCAGTAAAAAATACTTCATCGGGATTTCCAAAGATCGCCACGGCGATTATAATCTGCTGACCAGCGAAGGGAATTATAAAGTAGAAATAGGAGACCTGGAAAGTATTGAGTTTAAAGTAAAGGGCTTTAAGACTTTTGTAGAAAAGTACCTTGTGTATCAGGATCCGGAAAAATACAGCATGGTTTCCGTGAAATACCAGAACCAGATTGTGACCACTTTAAACCCCTATTTTAAAGAGAACGACAGCATCCTGGAGGCCGGTAACAAAGAACTGGCAAAAGCACCTGTACTCACTGCAAAAGCAGTTGAGAATAGAACCAAGCCGACAGAAAATAAAAGAATAAACACCGCTTCAGCAAGAACAGCGGGGAACATAAAGAAAACTGTAACCAAACCGAAACCAACCAGAAAAACAGAGAAAAAACCTACGGCTGCAAAGCCGAAAACCAAGGCAACCGTTAAAATAGAATAA
- a CDS encoding GH3 auxin-responsive promoter family protein, with translation MATKALFNTVVNWFIRQRIDQIQNFMDHPIETQKGILFSQLFHAEDTEYGKKYGFNSILSYQDFKNKVPIITYEEMEPYIEKARQGQKDISWPGYIKHFAKSSGTTNAKSKFIPISAESLEYCHMKAGKDMVSIYANNHPENQLFNYKNLRLGGSSELYADFNTKFGDLSAILIDNLPFWVEVTTTPSKKVSLMGEWESKLKAITSEVKNEDVGSILGVPSWMMVLLQRVLKETEFNNISELWPNLEVFFHGGISFKPYREQYRQIIGKSINYYEIYNASEGFFGIQDRSNSDEMLLMLDYGIFYEFIPMDQFHSSNPNVVNLEDVEVGKNYAMVITTNGGLWRYLIGDTVVFTSTNPFRIKITGRTKHYINAFGEELMITNVESALTKACEETNAAVSDFTGAPVFMKENESGAHEWIFEFCKKPDDLDRFTDIFDNHLKSINSDYEAKRYNNITLKRPIVHIAKPNLFYCWLESKGKLGGQNKVPRLSNDREYIDPLLELNR, from the coding sequence ATGGCAACGAAAGCACTTTTCAATACGGTGGTCAATTGGTTTATCCGTCAGCGGATAGATCAGATCCAGAATTTTATGGATCATCCTATTGAGACTCAGAAAGGTATCTTATTCTCTCAGTTGTTTCATGCTGAAGATACGGAATACGGAAAGAAATATGGTTTTAATTCCATTTTGAGTTATCAGGACTTTAAAAACAAAGTTCCGATCATTACCTACGAGGAAATGGAGCCGTACATTGAAAAAGCGAGACAGGGTCAGAAGGATATCAGCTGGCCTGGCTACATTAAGCATTTTGCAAAATCTTCCGGAACAACAAACGCCAAAAGCAAGTTTATCCCGATTTCAGCCGAAAGCCTTGAATACTGCCATATGAAAGCGGGAAAGGATATGGTTTCCATTTATGCCAACAATCACCCCGAAAACCAGCTTTTTAATTATAAAAATCTTCGTCTGGGCGGCAGCTCTGAACTGTATGCCGACTTCAACACCAAATTTGGGGATTTATCGGCTATTCTGATTGATAATCTTCCGTTTTGGGTGGAAGTTACCACAACCCCAAGTAAGAAGGTTTCTTTGATGGGAGAATGGGAAAGCAAGCTGAAAGCCATTACTTCTGAAGTGAAAAATGAAGATGTCGGAAGTATCCTGGGCGTTCCGAGCTGGATGATGGTGCTTCTTCAGCGGGTACTCAAAGAAACCGAATTCAATAATATATCGGAATTATGGCCGAATCTGGAAGTGTTTTTCCACGGTGGAATCAGCTTTAAGCCATACCGCGAACAATACAGGCAGATCATCGGGAAGAGCATTAATTACTACGAGATTTACAATGCCTCCGAAGGCTTCTTCGGAATCCAGGACCGATCAAACAGTGACGAAATGCTTTTGATGCTGGATTACGGTATTTTTTATGAATTTATTCCGATGGACCAGTTCCATTCCTCTAATCCGAATGTGGTAAACCTTGAGGATGTGGAGGTAGGAAAAAACTATGCAATGGTTATCACAACCAATGGAGGTTTATGGAGATACCTGATCGGAGACACGGTCGTTTTCACCTCTACAAACCCTTTCAGGATTAAAATTACGGGAAGGACGAAGCATTACATTAATGCCTTCGGAGAAGAGCTTATGATTACCAATGTGGAATCTGCCTTAACCAAAGCCTGCGAGGAAACCAATGCAGCGGTTTCGGACTTTACAGGGGCTCCTGTTTTCATGAAAGAAAATGAAAGCGGCGCACACGAATGGATTTTCGAATTCTGCAAAAAGCCGGATGATTTGGACCGTTTTACTGATATTTTCGACAATCATTTAAAGTCCATCAATTCGGATTACGAGGCGAAACGCTACAACAATATTACGCTGAAAAGGCCGATTGTCCACATTGCCAAACCCAACCTTTTCTATTGCTGGCTGGAATCCAAAGGCAAGCTCGGCGGGCAGAATAAAGTACCGAGGCTCAGCAACGATAGGGAATACATCGATCCTTTGCTGGAACTGAACCGATAA
- a CDS encoding FtsW/RodA/SpoVE family cell cycle protein has translation MNEQDTENRFEFLKGDKVLWMVILVISIFSIFPVYSASSNLEYIVNNGTTTGHVIKHMFFVVLGLGIMRVVGMIKYEYIGKLSSILLGLMVVLLIVTMFTGQTIDGASASRWLKIPGTPISFQPSSFAFLMLIIYLCRYLTKKITRERLPIENIMYIFGPILLVFVLVAKDNGSTALMILMVSVIVLIIGQLHWKYIAGFISASFIAIVLFLVVALNTNLIGGNRVHTWMSRIETFTSSKAKTADVDDESVKAKNYQVMQAKAAIVHGGITGMGPGKSALKQMLPQSASDFIFAVIVEEYGVIGAVFLVSLYLIMIIRIVMIASKMPAFFGSLLVLSLGVMIFVQLSVNIAVAVNLIPVTGQPLPLISYGGTSMLVTYLQLGIILNISSRIQIYDEEGMGKKQSIAEINDIA, from the coding sequence ATGAACGAACAGGACACAGAAAACAGATTTGAATTTCTAAAGGGCGATAAAGTACTTTGGATGGTCATTCTTGTGATCTCCATCTTCTCTATTTTCCCTGTATACTCCGCAAGTTCGAATCTGGAATATATCGTTAATAACGGGACCACGACCGGTCACGTCATCAAGCATATGTTCTTTGTGGTCTTAGGATTGGGGATCATGAGAGTGGTCGGAATGATCAAGTACGAGTACATTGGAAAGCTCAGCAGCATTCTGCTTGGGCTGATGGTGGTGTTATTGATTGTCACCATGTTTACCGGCCAGACCATCGATGGGGCAAGTGCTTCCCGATGGCTGAAAATCCCCGGAACACCGATTTCTTTCCAGCCTTCTTCGTTCGCTTTCCTAATGCTGATTATCTATCTGTGTCGGTATTTAACCAAAAAAATTACCCGTGAAAGGCTTCCGATAGAAAACATCATGTACATTTTCGGGCCGATTTTACTTGTTTTTGTCCTGGTGGCCAAAGACAACGGTTCCACGGCATTGATGATCCTGATGGTTTCCGTGATTGTGCTTATTATTGGGCAGCTGCACTGGAAATATATCGCAGGATTTATTTCTGCTTCGTTCATCGCTATCGTACTGTTTTTAGTCGTTGCCTTGAATACCAACCTCATCGGCGGAAACCGGGTGCATACCTGGATGAGCCGGATCGAAACCTTTACCTCCAGCAAAGCGAAAACCGCTGATGTAGATGATGAAAGCGTAAAAGCCAAAAACTACCAGGTGATGCAGGCCAAAGCGGCCATCGTTCATGGGGGAATTACCGGAATGGGACCTGGCAAAAGTGCTTTGAAGCAAATGCTTCCGCAGTCCGCCTCCGACTTTATCTTCGCGGTAATTGTAGAGGAATATGGGGTAATCGGAGCTGTTTTTTTAGTGAGCTTATATTTAATCATGATTATCCGTATTGTGATGATCGCCAGCAAGATGCCTGCCTTCTTCGGTTCTCTGCTGGTACTTAGCCTGGGAGTTATGATTTTCGTACAACTTTCGGTAAATATTGCCGTTGCCGTCAATCTCATCCCGGTTACAGGGCAGCCGCTGCCACTGATCAGTTACGGGGGAACCTCGATGCTGGTCACCTACCTGCAGCTGGGAATCATCCTGAACATCAGCTCAAGGATTCAGATCTACGATGAAGAAGGAATGGGTAAAAAACAGAGCATCGCCGAGATAAACGATATTGCTTAA
- the ftsA gene encoding cell division protein FtsA produces MENQEYSVGLDIGTTKIVAIVGRRNAHGKIEVLGVGKAKSLGVHKGIVNNISQTINSIKAAVLEAQSSAGVPIRKVTVGIAGKHIRSLQHSDYIMREHPDKFITDDDIEALKDQVKKLVMLPGEEIIHVLPQEYKVDSEGEIQEPVGMHGKRLEANFHVVVGQMGSIRNIARCVREAGLEMEALTLEPLASSEAVLTKEEKEAGVAIVDIGGGTTDIAIFKDNIIRHTCVIPYGGGIITEDIKEGCSIIEKHAEQLKVKFGSAVPELEKDSTYVTIPGLHGRPDKEISLKTLAQIINARVEEILEMVNTELKAYGAFEQKKKLIAGIVLTGGGSNLKHLRQLANYTTGFDSRIGFANEYVANDKNQYLKGPEFATSIGLLMESLKIRDKKQNAEAQQPMEEEVQPQPKAETVTVPAESVQQIQQPEPVQQQETMQEQQQKRAAKLTFGQSLMEKVKKFFEEVE; encoded by the coding sequence ATGGAAAATCAAGAGTATTCAGTAGGTCTGGACATCGGGACGACGAAAATTGTCGCGATTGTCGGAAGGAGGAATGCACACGGGAAGATAGAAGTTCTCGGTGTAGGAAAGGCGAAAAGTCTTGGGGTTCACAAAGGTATTGTGAATAATATTTCGCAGACCATTAATTCAATTAAGGCTGCGGTGTTAGAAGCACAGTCCAGTGCAGGTGTTCCGATCCGTAAAGTAACGGTAGGAATTGCAGGAAAACATATCCGTTCCCTGCAGCATTCGGATTATATTATGCGTGAGCACCCCGACAAGTTTATTACAGATGACGACATTGAAGCATTAAAAGACCAGGTCAAGAAGCTGGTCATGCTCCCTGGTGAGGAAATTATCCATGTTCTTCCCCAGGAATATAAAGTGGATTCCGAAGGTGAAATTCAGGAGCCTGTAGGAATGCACGGAAAACGTTTAGAAGCCAACTTCCATGTAGTCGTAGGGCAGATGGGAAGCATCCGCAATATTGCAAGATGCGTCCGTGAAGCCGGGCTGGAAATGGAAGCGCTTACCTTGGAACCGCTGGCATCTTCAGAAGCGGTTCTTACCAAAGAAGAAAAAGAAGCCGGTGTGGCAATTGTAGATATCGGTGGCGGAACAACGGATATTGCGATCTTTAAAGACAATATCATCCGTCATACCTGTGTAATCCCTTACGGCGGCGGCATCATTACGGAAGACATCAAAGAAGGATGCTCCATTATCGAAAAGCATGCCGAGCAGTTAAAAGTTAAATTCGGTTCTGCGGTTCCGGAATTGGAAAAAGACAGTACCTATGTTACCATTCCGGGGCTTCACGGAAGACCGGACAAAGAGATTTCTTTGAAAACCCTGGCGCAGATCATCAATGCACGGGTAGAGGAAATTCTTGAGATGGTAAATACTGAATTAAAAGCCTACGGCGCCTTTGAACAGAAGAAAAAGCTGATTGCGGGAATCGTCCTGACAGGAGGCGGATCCAACCTGAAACACCTTCGTCAGCTCGCTAATTATACGACGGGTTTTGACAGCAGAATCGGTTTTGCCAATGAGTATGTAGCGAACGATAAAAATCAGTATCTTAAAGGCCCGGAATTTGCTACTTCGATCGGGTTATTAATGGAAAGTTTAAAGATCCGTGATAAAAAGCAGAATGCCGAAGCGCAACAGCCTATGGAAGAGGAAGTACAGCCGCAGCCGAAAGCTGAAACTGTAACTGTTCCGGCCGAAAGCGTACAGCAGATCCAGCAGCCGGAACCTGTTCAGCAACAGGAAACGATGCAGGAACAGCAGCAGAAAAGAGCGGCAAAGCTGACCTTCGGACAGTCGCTGATGGAAAAAGTGAAAAAATTTTTTGAGGAAGTAGAGTAG
- the ftsZ gene encoding cell division protein FtsZ: protein MENIGTQGFSFDLPKGNSSIIKVIGVGGGGNNALKHMYEKGIHGVDFVICNTDAQTLDNNPVANKVQLGTTITEGLGAGADPEVGEKSAIESIEDIKAAMGQNTKMVFITAGMGGGTGTGAAPVIAKVAKDMGILTVGIVTVPFSFEGKRRLEQAENGLDKLRNNVDSLIVINNDKLRQQFGNLGFKQGFSKADEVLTNAAKGMAEVITGYFDVNIDFRDAKSVLQNSGTALMSTGIASGENKAEEAVRKALDSPLLNDNKITGAKNVLLLIRSGAEEVTMDEIGVIMDHIQKEAGHTADIIFGVGADEELGDSVSVLVIATGFSNDNKKFAGPTEKIKISLNDSFESPKESPFKTREERESSDHSYDFGGKSLFRLDDEDSDIPQFGSTATEKKMTIGSEETKTEIKFFDKEEDRNNPAQQWRNEEEEQESFSLFSLDDEAEDPNDLEIESFTFDFDSKKDEPQQNNSFGNPYTEEKPVEFNFFVNEPKNDSKSDYGQPKAEFTSSTEVNQLTEEPLQKVEHFFQHLKEEPVIEDKAETQAPKPAEEEFTFVNKTVDQERVMERRNKLKEFNSRYQNFDSSSEFESVPAFKRKNISIDGNNASDQNINTYLSDNNGNMQIRENRFLNKDVD, encoded by the coding sequence ATGGAAAATATAGGTACACAGGGGTTTTCGTTTGATTTGCCAAAGGGAAATTCGTCGATCATCAAGGTAATTGGTGTAGGAGGCGGCGGAAACAATGCACTCAAGCACATGTACGAGAAAGGAATTCACGGGGTAGATTTCGTGATATGTAATACGGATGCACAAACTTTAGATAATAACCCGGTTGCCAACAAAGTACAGTTGGGAACTACCATCACCGAAGGTCTTGGTGCCGGTGCGGATCCTGAAGTAGGGGAAAAATCGGCCATTGAAAGCATCGAAGACATCAAAGCAGCCATGGGTCAGAATACCAAGATGGTATTCATTACTGCCGGAATGGGCGGTGGTACGGGAACCGGTGCGGCGCCCGTAATCGCCAAGGTAGCGAAAGATATGGGTATTCTGACGGTGGGAATCGTTACCGTGCCTTTTAGCTTCGAAGGTAAAAGAAGGCTGGAACAGGCAGAAAACGGCCTTGATAAATTAAGAAACAATGTTGACTCACTGATTGTCATCAACAACGATAAATTAAGACAGCAATTCGGAAACCTTGGGTTCAAACAGGGATTCTCAAAAGCCGATGAGGTATTGACAAACGCCGCTAAAGGAATGGCGGAAGTAATTACCGGTTACTTCGATGTAAACATCGACTTTAGAGATGCTAAATCCGTATTGCAAAACTCCGGTACCGCATTGATGTCTACCGGAATTGCTTCCGGCGAAAACAAAGCTGAGGAAGCCGTTAGAAAAGCGCTGGATTCTCCATTATTGAACGATAATAAGATTACAGGAGCCAAAAATGTACTGTTGCTGATTAGAAGCGGTGCAGAAGAGGTAACAATGGACGAAATTGGGGTGATCATGGATCATATCCAGAAAGAAGCCGGACATACGGCCGATATTATCTTCGGGGTAGGTGCTGATGAAGAACTGGGAGACTCTGTAAGTGTACTGGTTATTGCAACAGGATTTTCAAACGATAACAAGAAGTTTGCAGGACCTACTGAGAAAATCAAAATCAGCCTGAACGACAGTTTTGAATCTCCGAAGGAGTCGCCTTTTAAAACAAGAGAAGAAAGAGAATCTTCCGATCACAGCTATGATTTCGGTGGAAAAAGCCTCTTCAGACTGGATGACGAAGACAGCGATATCCCGCAGTTCGGAAGCACGGCTACTGAAAAAAAAATGACTATTGGCAGCGAAGAGACTAAAACGGAAATAAAATTCTTTGATAAAGAGGAAGATAGAAACAATCCTGCCCAGCAATGGAGAAATGAGGAAGAGGAGCAGGAGTCTTTCAGCCTGTTTTCGCTGGACGACGAAGCCGAAGATCCGAATGACCTGGAAATCGAATCTTTTACCTTTGATTTCGACAGCAAGAAGGACGAACCGCAACAAAACAATTCATTCGGCAATCCTTACACAGAGGAAAAGCCTGTAGAGTTTAACTTTTTCGTGAATGAGCCGAAGAACGATTCAAAATCCGATTACGGCCAGCCGAAAGCGGAGTTTACCTCTTCTACAGAAGTAAACCAGCTTACCGAAGAGCCCCTTCAGAAAGTGGAACATTTCTTCCAGCACCTGAAAGAAGAACCGGTGATTGAAGATAAAGCGGAAACACAGGCTCCGAAACCGGCGGAAGAAGAATTTACGTTCGTTAATAAAACCGTGGATCAGGAAAGAGTGATGGAAAGAAGAAACAAGCTGAAAGAGTTCAACTCGCGCTACCAGAACTTCGACAGCTCAAGCGAATTTGAGTCTGTTCCTGCTTTCAAGAGAAAAAATATTTCCATTGACGGCAATAATGCCTCAGACCAGAATATCAACACGTATCTGTCTGACAACAACGGAAACATGCAGATCAGAGAGAACAGGTTTTTAAATAAAGACGTAGACTAA
- a CDS encoding GatB/YqeY domain-containing protein: MSLENTISEAIKTAMRAKDKVALDSLRAVKSQILLLKTEALGAEVSAEQEIAILQRMVKQRKDSHDQFAAQGRNDLAEVEEAQMKIIEQFLPKQLSAEELEAEMKNIIADTGAESMKDLGKVMGIASKSLAGKSDGKSISEMAKKLLS; this comes from the coding sequence ATGAGTTTAGAAAATACCATAAGTGAAGCAATAAAAACAGCCATGAGAGCTAAGGATAAAGTAGCTTTGGACTCCCTTCGTGCTGTAAAATCACAGATATTATTGCTGAAAACCGAAGCATTAGGTGCAGAAGTTTCAGCCGAGCAGGAAATCGCCATTCTTCAGAGAATGGTAAAACAGCGTAAAGATTCCCATGACCAGTTTGCCGCACAGGGAAGAAACGATCTTGCCGAAGTGGAAGAAGCACAAATGAAAATCATTGAGCAGTTCCTGCCAAAGCAACTTTCTGCAGAAGAACTGGAAGCAGAAATGAAAAATATTATCGCTGATACCGGCGCCGAATCGATGAAAGATTTGGGAAAGGTAATGGGAATAGCATCAAAATCTTTAGCCGGAAAATCGGATGGAAAAAGCATTTCCGAAATGGCGAAGAAGCTGCTTTCCTAA
- the murC gene encoding UDP-N-acetylmuramate--L-alanine ligase, with protein MNRLKTYQNFYFVGIGGIGMSALARYFHASGKKVLGYDKTNTKLTQALMNEGIDIVFEDTVDEKITQLQQENTLVIYTPAIKALGILDYFNENQFEVLKRAKVLGLITENTDCIAVAGTHGKTTTSTLVSHLCKEADLPFSCFLGGISENFKSNFLYNGSQYSVVEADEYDRSFLNLSPDWAVITSTDADHLDIYGDKNTIEEGFRQFAALVPDDKQLFVRKGIEIGRPALTYAVNEEADYYSDNLRMEGDQIYFDFHTPTETVKDFIWDTPGIHNVENATVALAILHNIGVDFDTLKKAIASFKGIKRRYTKHRYENGKIYIDDYAHHPTEINAVMGSIRTFYPDKKLLVVFQPHLFSRTRDFADGFAESLSQSDELILLDIYPAREIQENFQEITSEWLLKKVTLNKKEVSPLNEAFSKIKEKDFDILLTIGAGNIDTLYDPVCEWINEMQSEQK; from the coding sequence ATGAACCGTTTAAAAACATATCAGAATTTTTACTTCGTTGGAATCGGAGGTATCGGGATGAGTGCGCTGGCACGTTATTTCCATGCCTCAGGCAAAAAAGTTTTGGGCTATGATAAAACCAATACCAAGCTTACGCAAGCGCTGATGAATGAAGGAATCGATATCGTTTTTGAAGATACCGTTGATGAAAAAATCACCCAGCTTCAACAGGAAAACACATTGGTAATCTATACGCCCGCCATTAAGGCTTTAGGGATTTTAGATTATTTTAATGAAAATCAGTTCGAAGTATTGAAGCGGGCAAAGGTATTAGGTTTAATTACGGAAAATACCGACTGTATCGCTGTTGCCGGAACCCACGGAAAAACAACGACTTCCACGCTTGTTTCTCACCTGTGTAAAGAAGCGGATCTGCCTTTTTCATGTTTCCTGGGAGGAATTTCCGAGAATTTTAAATCGAATTTCCTCTACAATGGCTCCCAATACTCTGTGGTGGAAGCCGATGAGTACGACCGAAGTTTCCTGAACCTTTCTCCGGATTGGGCTGTGATTACTTCTACCGATGCGGATCATCTGGATATCTACGGCGATAAAAACACCATTGAAGAAGGATTCAGGCAGTTTGCAGCCTTGGTTCCTGACGACAAACAGCTGTTTGTACGAAAGGGAATTGAAATCGGAAGGCCGGCGCTGACGTATGCCGTCAACGAAGAAGCCGACTATTATTCGGATAACCTGAGAATGGAAGGCGACCAGATTTATTTTGACTTCCACACCCCTACTGAAACGGTAAAGGATTTCATCTGGGATACACCGGGCATCCACAATGTAGAAAATGCAACCGTAGCGTTGGCAATTCTTCACAACATAGGCGTGGATTTCGACACCCTGAAAAAAGCAATTGCCAGTTTTAAGGGCATTAAAAGAAGATATACCAAACACCGCTATGAGAACGGTAAAATTTACATCGACGATTATGCGCACCATCCAACGGAAATCAATGCCGTGATGGGCTCGATCCGTACGTTTTACCCTGATAAAAAATTGCTGGTGGTTTTTCAGCCGCATCTCTTCAGCAGAACACGTGATTTTGCAGATGGATTTGCCGAAAGCCTCAGCCAGTCGGACGAATTGATTTTACTGGATATTTATCCCGCCAGAGAAATTCAGGAAAATTTTCAGGAAATTACTTCCGAATGGTTGTTAAAAAAAGTAACTTTAAATAAAAAGGAGGTTTCACCACTAAATGAAGCTTTCTCTAAAATAAAAGAAAAAGATTTCGATATCCTCCTCACCATCGGTGCCGGAAACATCGACACCCTATATGATCCTGTTTGTGAGTGGATAAATGAAATGCAAAGTGAACAAAAATAA
- a CDS encoding BrxA/BrxB family bacilliredoxin, translated as MYPQDLVMPMKAELTDKGFEDLTTPVQVEEALKQSGTTLLVINSVCGCAAGAARPGVVYSLTGDKKPDHLTTVFAGFDTEAVVEARKHLAPFPPSSPCVALFKDGELVHMLERHHIEGNPAGAIAANLQAAYDEYC; from the coding sequence ATGTATCCACAAGATTTAGTAATGCCGATGAAGGCTGAACTTACAGATAAAGGCTTTGAGGATCTGACCACACCGGTGCAGGTAGAAGAAGCATTAAAACAATCAGGAACCACGCTTTTGGTAATCAATTCTGTATGCGGATGTGCTGCAGGAGCGGCAAGACCGGGCGTTGTTTATTCTTTAACAGGAGATAAGAAGCCAGATCATTTAACAACGGTTTTCGCAGGTTTTGATACAGAAGCTGTTGTAGAAGCCAGAAAACATTTGGCACCATTCCCTCCAAGCTCTCCTTGTGTAGCACTTTTCAAAGACGGAGAATTGGTTCACATGCTGGAAAGACACCATATCGAAGGAAATCCTGCTGGAGCAATTGCTGCAAACCTTCAGGCTGCTTATGATGAGTACTGTTAA
- the murD gene encoding UDP-N-acetylmuramoyl-L-alanine--D-glutamate ligase, giving the protein MKIVVLGGGESGCGAAYLAKKKGMEVFLSDKGAIKDNYRQFLTDHEIEFEEGNHDEERILNADWIVKSPGIPKKADMIQKIQQKGIRLSSEIEFASEFTDAKIIAITGSNGKTTTTSLIYYILKNDGLNVGLGGNIGYSFARHVADENHEYYVLEVSSFQLDDIQNFRPYISLLLNLSQDHLDQYNYNYEEYALAKFRITENQENDNFFIYNKDDEMSKNILEKLEVKAKMIPFSTKEQLAEGGFINEDKIEVKLKDNFSMKIDELSLLGTHNVANSLAASIAGKILEINNESIRNSLMTFQAVEHRLELVTEIDGVKFINDSKATNVNATYYALESMKTPTVWIVGGVDKGNDYTEVEELVKRKVKAIVCLGIDNDKIINFFKDKKEYIYDTSSMEKAVEIAKSLAKKGDTVLLSPCCASFDLFKSYEDRGRQFKDQVLKEIR; this is encoded by the coding sequence ATGAAAATAGTTGTTTTAGGAGGAGGAGAAAGCGGTTGCGGAGCTGCCTATCTGGCGAAAAAGAAAGGCATGGAAGTCTTTCTTTCGGATAAAGGCGCCATCAAAGACAATTACAGGCAGTTTCTTACCGACCATGAAATTGAATTTGAAGAAGGGAATCACGACGAAGAAAGGATTCTAAATGCAGACTGGATCGTAAAAAGCCCGGGTATCCCGAAAAAGGCCGATATGATTCAGAAAATCCAGCAGAAAGGCATAAGACTTTCCTCTGAGATCGAATTTGCTTCAGAGTTTACCGATGCTAAAATTATCGCGATTACCGGAAGCAACGGAAAAACAACAACCACATCCCTGATCTACTATATCCTGAAAAATGACGGATTAAACGTAGGCCTGGGCGGAAATATAGGATACAGCTTTGCAAGACACGTAGCCGATGAAAACCATGAGTATTACGTACTGGAAGTAAGCTCCTTCCAGCTGGATGATATTCAGAATTTCAGGCCGTACATTTCTTTGCTGCTGAATCTGTCTCAAGACCATTTGGACCAGTATAATTACAATTATGAGGAATATGCACTGGCCAAATTCAGGATTACGGAGAACCAGGAGAATGATAATTTTTTCATCTACAACAAAGATGATGAAATGAGCAAGAACATTCTCGAAAAATTAGAGGTCAAAGCGAAAATGATCCCTTTTTCTACCAAAGAACAACTGGCTGAAGGAGGTTTCATCAACGAAGATAAAATAGAAGTGAAGCTGAAAGATAATTTCTCCATGAAAATTGATGAATTATCTCTTTTAGGCACCCACAATGTAGCCAACAGCCTGGCGGCGTCGATCGCCGGTAAAATACTGGAAATCAATAATGAAAGCATTAGAAATTCTTTAATGACCTTCCAGGCGGTAGAACACCGGTTAGAGCTGGTAACCGAAATTGACGGTGTAAAGTTCATCAACGACAGTAAGGCAACCAATGTGAACGCGACCTATTATGCCTTGGAAAGCATGAAAACACCGACCGTATGGATTGTCGGCGGCGTAGATAAAGGAAATGACTATACTGAAGTAGAAGAATTAGTCAAAAGAAAAGTAAAGGCCATTGTCTGCCTGGGAATAGATAACGATAAGATTATCAACTTCTTTAAAGACAAAAAAGAATATATTTACGACACCTCAAGCATGGAAAAAGCTGTGGAAATAGCAAAATCCCTGGCTAAAAAAGGTGATACGGTATTACTGTCTCCCTGCTGTGCAAGCTTTGATTTATTCAAAAGCTATGAAGACAGAGGCCGTCAGTTTAAAGATCAGGTATTAAAGGAAATCCGCTAA